A part of Bacteroidota bacterium genomic DNA contains:
- the cysQ gene encoding 3'(2'),5'-bisphosphate nucleotidase CysQ encodes MLSDVRQIAVQAGQRILDFYAQELPVDYKSDDSPLTHADRASHAYIVQALRALTPDIPVLSEESPQDEVAGRKGWATFWLVDPLDGTKEFVKKTTGQFTVNIALIEGNEATLGVVYVPVKGVTYFADAEGAFKQEGDAVPQPITARSVAEDAITVVASRDHAGAEVAAILDRLDEAGYAVESASMGSSLKFCLVAEGQADFYPRTVPTFEWDTAAAQAIVEAAGGRVATRDGERLVYNKDDIRNPSVFALGDPAFDWQRFVEQEVPS; translated from the coding sequence ATGCTCTCTGACGTTCGCCAGATCGCCGTCCAGGCCGGTCAGCGCATTCTCGATTTCTACGCTCAGGAACTCCCCGTCGACTACAAATCCGACGACTCCCCGCTGACGCACGCGGACCGTGCCTCCCACGCCTACATCGTGCAGGCGCTGCGCGCGCTCACGCCGGACATCCCGGTGCTCTCAGAAGAGTCGCCCCAAGATGAGGTAGCTGGACGCAAGGGCTGGGCGACGTTTTGGCTGGTCGACCCGCTCGACGGGACGAAGGAGTTCGTCAAGAAGACGACGGGCCAGTTCACGGTCAACATCGCGCTGATCGAGGGCAACGAGGCGACGCTCGGCGTGGTGTACGTCCCAGTGAAGGGCGTCACCTATTTCGCCGACGCCGAGGGCGCGTTCAAGCAAGAAGGCGATGCCGTGCCGCAGCCCATCACAGCACGCTCGGTAGCGGAAGACGCCATCACAGTGGTGGCGAGCCGTGACCACGCGGGCGCCGAAGTAGCGGCCATCCTCGACCGCCTCGACGAAGCGGGCTACGCCGTCGAGTCGGCTAGCATGGGGTCCTCACTCAAGTTCTGCCTCGTTGCGGAAGGGCAGGCCGATTTCTACCCGCGCACCGTGCCGACCTTCGAGTGGGACACGGCGGCTGCGCAGGCCATCGTGGAGGCTGCCGGCGGGCGGGTAGCCACGCGCGATGGGGAGCGCCTGGTCTACAACAAGGACGACATCCGCAACCCGTCGGTCTTCGCCCTCGGTGATCCGGCGTTCGATTGGCAGCGCTTCGTCGAGCAGGAGGTGCCCAGCTAA
- a CDS encoding TonB-dependent receptor, which translates to MPVRRFLLLLCGVCVAGSVAAQPTPPRIALNWPDPVPLRQALDELAEQAGIDLVYADRLVEGFVTDGGWAGDDPEAGLAALLAETGLRAERVRRGQYVLIALPPGTTEDEDPEALRGTLEGSVVDAETGETLPGAHVFLEDLGLGAITTATGDFAVPDLPTGEYRVRVSYVGYQTVALALSVFPESPALPTVIRLRPQPFEATSVVVETGLEPEAVPGASAVRPEEAALPSFLGEGDLFAVLSFLPGVERAAEAGGEMVVRGAESHYNRYLLDGVPLIHPWHTFGFFSAYQPEALKRVQLFKGSLPAQYGGALSSVLVAETKDGLGGRPRGVAALSPVALRAVAEVPLATNVGLTASARRSYLDLLLAPSLRPTGNVALTPTNAETEAATDFGYAFYDVHTKLSWRPSRWHRLAATVYAGGDRLNADVPLRDLIDDPGDPDADASVGYRWGNLLLSGRYDYLYGRTFFVSTTAYHSAYRTREDALDEGDPLRTPLLDSAYRVRFAETGLRSDVDYFVSLAHQVRAGLEARYRIFDSDLREVVRRDSLVDRTARSNRVTAVEAVAYAEDRWQVNRRWQLRPGIRLGIYGPDGDVFLSPRFYARYAWEQRGFFVQAGLSRQVQTLHRLRERYAAGYDLAANRWLPAGGRVDPATGWQVAIGAGWRPVPRLSLALDAYTRYFDDILLPLNDAPRPDPSRRRIDAGVLVEDYVAGVQRSVGAELAVQVEQEAWDLGLSYALSRTEERPEGGEVWQAGRYDLPHSAQVLLQRQSERWSVAVTGTARSGFPVAERVEAGRTRLPTYLRLDFAASVRFPFAGLRWSTQAQVYNLTARRNIVDIRPDANGVQRNVVGLGLVPMLTLTARW; encoded by the coding sequence ATGCCTGTCCGTCGTTTCCTGCTCCTGCTATGCGGTGTCTGTGTGGCAGGCAGTGTGGCAGCGCAGCCGACGCCGCCGCGCATCGCGCTGAACTGGCCTGACCCGGTTCCGCTTCGGCAAGCCCTCGACGAACTCGCTGAACAAGCTGGGATCGACTTGGTGTACGCGGACCGGCTGGTCGAGGGGTTCGTCACCGACGGAGGCTGGGCGGGGGACGACCCGGAGGCGGGGCTCGCAGCACTTCTCGCCGAGACGGGCCTCCGGGCCGAACGCGTGCGACGTGGCCAGTACGTCCTCATCGCGCTCCCGCCGGGCACCACCGAAGACGAAGACCCTGAGGCGTTGCGCGGCACCCTTGAAGGCTCGGTCGTCGATGCGGAGACGGGGGAGACGCTGCCCGGGGCGCATGTTTTCCTGGAAGACCTCGGCCTCGGTGCCATCACGACAGCCACGGGCGACTTTGCCGTGCCCGACCTGCCAACGGGCGAGTATCGGGTGCGCGTGTCCTACGTCGGCTACCAGACCGTGGCCCTCGCGCTAAGCGTGTTCCCCGAAAGCCCTGCGCTGCCGACTGTGATTCGGTTGCGTCCGCAGCCGTTCGAAGCCACGAGCGTGGTCGTCGAGACCGGGCTAGAGCCTGAGGCGGTGCCGGGAGCTTCCGCCGTGCGTCCCGAGGAGGCCGCGCTCCCGTCCTTCCTCGGGGAGGGCGACCTCTTTGCCGTCCTCTCGTTTCTGCCCGGCGTCGAGCGGGCGGCAGAAGCAGGAGGCGAGATGGTCGTGCGTGGCGCGGAGAGCCACTACAACCGGTACCTCCTGGACGGCGTCCCGCTCATCCACCCGTGGCACACCTTTGGCTTCTTCTCGGCCTACCAGCCCGAGGCGCTCAAGCGGGTACAGCTCTTCAAAGGCTCGCTGCCCGCGCAGTATGGCGGCGCGCTCTCATCGGTGCTCGTGGCAGAGACGAAAGACGGGCTGGGCGGGCGTCCGCGCGGGGTCGCGGCGCTAAGCCCTGTGGCGCTGCGTGCCGTCGCGGAGGTGCCGCTGGCTACTAACGTGGGGCTGACGGCCTCCGCGCGTCGGTCCTACCTCGACTTGCTCCTTGCGCCCTCGCTGCGTCCGACCGGCAACGTCGCGCTCACGCCGACCAACGCCGAGACGGAGGCGGCGACCGACTTCGGCTACGCCTTCTACGACGTGCACACGAAGCTCTCGTGGCGACCGTCGCGCTGGCACCGCCTCGCAGCGACGGTCTACGCAGGCGGCGACCGGCTCAACGCCGACGTGCCGCTCCGCGACCTCATCGACGACCCCGGCGACCCGGACGCCGACGCGAGCGTAGGCTACCGCTGGGGCAACCTCCTGCTCTCAGGGCGCTACGACTACCTCTACGGCCGCACTTTTTTCGTCTCGACGACAGCCTACCACTCGGCCTACCGAACCCGCGAAGATGCACTGGACGAGGGCGATCCGCTCCGCACGCCGCTCCTCGACAGCGCCTACCGGGTCCGCTTCGCCGAGACGGGCCTGCGCAGCGATGTGGACTACTTCGTCTCGCTCGCGCACCAGGTCCGTGCTGGCCTGGAAGCGCGCTACCGCATCTTCGACAGCGACCTCCGGGAGGTCGTCCGCCGAGACAGCTTGGTGGATCGAACAGCCCGGTCGAACCGGGTTACGGCGGTCGAAGCCGTCGCCTACGCCGAAGACCGGTGGCAGGTCAACCGCCGTTGGCAGCTCCGCCCTGGCATCCGGCTAGGCATCTATGGACCGGACGGCGATGTCTTTCTCAGCCCGCGATTCTACGCACGGTATGCCTGGGAGCAGCGAGGTTTCTTCGTGCAGGCTGGCCTGAGCCGGCAGGTGCAGACGCTCCATCGGTTGCGCGAACGCTACGCAGCCGGCTACGACCTCGCAGCCAACCGCTGGCTCCCAGCCGGCGGGCGGGTCGATCCCGCGACGGGATGGCAAGTTGCCATCGGGGCGGGGTGGCGGCCCGTGCCCCGCCTGTCGCTCGCACTCGACGCCTACACCCGGTACTTCGACGATATCCTGCTGCCGCTCAACGACGCCCCACGGCCCGACCCGAGCCGCCGCCGCATCGATGCGGGCGTGCTCGTGGAAGACTACGTGGCAGGCGTGCAGCGCAGCGTCGGTGCTGAACTTGCAGTCCAGGTCGAGCAGGAGGCATGGGATCTTGGGCTGAGCTATGCGTTGAGCCGCACCGAGGAGCGGCCCGAGGGGGGCGAGGTCTGGCAAGCTGGGCGCTACGACCTCCCACATTCTGCGCAGGTCCTGCTCCAGCGGCAGTCGGAGCGCTGGTCCGTGGCGGTAACCGGAACGGCACGCAGCGGCTTTCCCGTCGCCGAGCGCGTCGAGGCGGGACGCACCCGGCTGCCGACCTACTTGCGCCTCGACTTCGCGGCGAGCGTTCGATTCCCGTTCGCAGGCCTCCGGTGGAGTACCCAGGCACAGGTGTACAACCTCACGGCGCGTCGCAACATCGTCGATATCCGCCCCGATGCCAACGGGGTGCAGCGCAACGTGGTAGGGCTGGGCCTCGTCCCGATGCTGACGCTGACGGCACGGTGGTAG
- a CDS encoding SLC13 family permease, producing MALDWQAWYTLAALIVMIGALVRNIARPDLILVGTLGLLLLADVVPTEQAFVGFANPAVITIGALFVVAAGVERTSAIAAVDGILRPRSGRISIAILRLMLPTSLLSGILNNTPIVAMLIPRVQTWARQTGIPASKLLIPLSYAAIIGGWVTLIGTSTNVIVHGLLLAEGLPGFSFFDLTWVGIPAMIVGGLYFALVGHRFLPDRTGGAAMAEEQARSYTFELHVVPDGALVGKTVEAAGLRDLENAYLTSIRRRSGEGERNTTPARPDTVLQSDDALLFTGDVEAVGRLLAQDGLAHPVEPIPRPQRRTLPLFEAVLSPSSDLVGKTLRQVDFRNRFGGVVLAIQRSEEPLRGRIGRTRLRAGDLLLIESHSGFASQVQGRRDFALMASLGRPVAAASKKAPIALAILLGFIVIVGFGLMPLATVAVAAALGVIVTGCINGSQARNAIDWGVLVMIAAALGIGQAVEATGLANVAALAIESVAADLGVLGTLILLYAVTNVLAELVTNKAAVALMFPVALSVAADLGVDPKAFALAITIGSAASFLTPIGYQTNLMVMSAGRYRYTDYTRAGLLLSFLIMGVTVSVIAWRWL from the coding sequence ATGGCCCTCGACTGGCAGGCGTGGTACACGCTAGCCGCGCTGATCGTGATGATCGGCGCGCTTGTGCGCAACATCGCCCGCCCGGACCTCATCCTGGTGGGTACGCTAGGCCTGCTGCTCCTGGCCGATGTCGTGCCGACGGAGCAGGCGTTCGTGGGCTTCGCGAACCCGGCCGTCATCACCATTGGCGCATTGTTCGTGGTGGCGGCTGGGGTGGAGCGGACCTCCGCGATCGCCGCGGTCGACGGGATCTTGCGGCCACGGAGTGGGCGCATTAGCATTGCTATCCTGCGGCTCATGCTGCCGACGAGCCTGCTCTCCGGCATCCTGAACAACACGCCCATCGTGGCGATGCTCATCCCGCGCGTGCAGACGTGGGCGCGGCAGACAGGCATTCCCGCCTCGAAGCTGCTCATCCCGCTCTCCTACGCGGCGATCATCGGCGGCTGGGTGACGCTCATCGGCACGTCGACGAACGTGATCGTGCACGGGCTGCTGCTCGCCGAGGGGCTGCCGGGGTTCTCCTTCTTCGACCTGACGTGGGTCGGCATTCCCGCGATGATTGTGGGGGGGCTCTACTTCGCCCTCGTCGGCCACCGGTTCCTCCCGGATCGTACCGGCGGGGCGGCGATGGCCGAGGAACAGGCACGCAGCTACACGTTCGAGCTGCACGTGGTGCCCGACGGTGCGCTCGTGGGGAAGACGGTCGAGGCGGCGGGGCTACGCGACTTGGAGAATGCCTATCTGACCTCGATCCGACGCCGTTCCGGCGAAGGCGAGCGGAACACGACCCCGGCTCGGCCCGATACGGTCCTCCAGTCGGACGACGCGCTGCTGTTCACCGGCGATGTGGAGGCTGTTGGGCGACTGCTCGCCCAGGACGGCCTCGCGCACCCCGTCGAGCCGATTCCGCGGCCGCAGCGGCGCACGCTGCCGCTCTTTGAGGCGGTGCTTAGCCCGTCGTCGGACCTCGTCGGCAAGACGCTACGGCAGGTCGACTTCCGAAACCGCTTCGGGGGGGTCGTCCTTGCGATCCAGCGCAGCGAAGAGCCGCTCCGTGGGCGCATCGGCCGGACGCGCCTGCGGGCCGGCGACCTCTTGCTCATCGAGTCACATTCGGGCTTTGCCTCCCAAGTGCAAGGCCGGCGCGACTTCGCCCTCATGGCATCGCTCGGGCGTCCGGTCGCCGCGGCGTCCAAGAAGGCGCCCATCGCGCTTGCCATCCTGCTCGGGTTCATCGTCATCGTCGGCTTCGGGCTGATGCCGCTGGCCACGGTGGCCGTCGCGGCGGCGCTCGGCGTGATCGTGACCGGGTGCATCAACGGCTCCCAGGCGCGCAACGCTATCGACTGGGGCGTCCTCGTGATGATCGCAGCAGCGCTCGGCATCGGGCAGGCCGTGGAGGCAACGGGCTTGGCGAACGTCGCCGCGCTCGCCATCGAATCCGTGGCGGCCGACCTCGGGGTGCTCGGGACGCTGATTTTGCTCTACGCCGTCACGAACGTGCTCGCGGAACTGGTGACCAACAAGGCGGCCGTCGCGCTCATGTTTCCGGTCGCGCTGAGCGTCGCTGCCGACCTCGGCGTCGACCCGAAGGCGTTCGCCCTCGCCATCACCATCGGATCGGCCGCCAGCTTCCTGACGCCCATCGGCTACCAGACCAATCTCATGGTGATGAGCGCCGGGCGCTACCGCTACACCGACTACACGCGCGCTGGGCTGCTACTCAGCTTCCTGATCATGGGCGTCACGGTGAGCGTGATCGCCTGGCGCTGGCTCTAG
- a CDS encoding vanadium-dependent haloperoxidase: MLRPTMLRRVLFMLPLLCAFGVLSACEEPAPKPVDPVALETASDPELLHAAVKHLTDVMIRDIFSPPQAARAYAYTTIAAYEAMVPDTPDLRSLAGQVAELEAVPASPADAEIHHPLAATQAAYTVAEALVFSPAEIAVRQEAMEAEARAALPEALVEASLAYGDAVAQHILAWVNTDGYRETRSAPTYTVTDEPGRWVPTPPAYMDGVEPSWSQIRPFALETADQFAPPPPPPYSLDHASEFFRQAQEVYQIGATITEEQRAIASFWDCNPYVMHTRGHAMFATKKLTPGGHWVGIAAIASRMRGDDFAATAEAYTRTAIALSDAFISAWDEKYRSNLIRPETVINAHIDDAWVPVLQTPPFPEYTSGHSVISAAASVVLTDYFGDDFAFSDTTEVEYGLPVRDFPSFSVAAEEAAISRLYGGIHYRFAADEGLKQGRNVGRHVVERLQTRVPTLATQ; encoded by the coding sequence ATGCTCCGTCCGACTATGCTCCGTCGCGTCCTGTTTATGCTGCCCTTGCTGTGCGCCTTCGGCGTTCTCTCCGCGTGCGAGGAGCCTGCCCCGAAACCCGTTGACCCCGTGGCGCTGGAGACGGCGTCGGACCCGGAGTTGCTGCACGCAGCAGTGAAGCATCTCACGGACGTGATGATCCGGGACATCTTTAGCCCGCCCCAGGCCGCCCGTGCGTATGCCTACACGACCATTGCCGCCTACGAGGCGATGGTGCCTGACACGCCGGACCTTCGCTCGCTCGCAGGCCAGGTCGCCGAGCTAGAGGCCGTACCGGCTTCCCCAGCGGATGCAGAGATTCACCATCCACTCGCCGCGACGCAGGCCGCCTACACGGTGGCCGAAGCTCTGGTCTTCTCACCGGCTGAGATCGCGGTGCGCCAGGAGGCGATGGAGGCCGAGGCGCGTGCCGCGCTGCCGGAAGCGCTCGTGGAGGCCTCGCTGGCCTACGGCGACGCTGTAGCGCAGCACATCCTAGCCTGGGTGAACACGGATGGCTACCGCGAGACCCGGAGCGCTCCGACCTACACCGTCACCGACGAGCCCGGGCGTTGGGTCCCGACGCCGCCCGCCTACATGGACGGCGTCGAGCCGAGTTGGAGTCAGATCCGTCCCTTTGCTCTCGAAACAGCCGACCAGTTCGCACCGCCGCCACCGCCGCCGTACAGCTTAGACCATGCCAGCGAGTTTTTCCGGCAGGCCCAGGAGGTCTACCAGATCGGCGCCACCATCACGGAGGAGCAGCGGGCGATTGCGAGCTTCTGGGACTGCAATCCCTACGTGATGCACACGCGCGGCCATGCCATGTTTGCCACGAAGAAGCTCACCCCGGGGGGGCACTGGGTTGGCATCGCGGCCATCGCCAGCCGCATGCGCGGCGACGACTTCGCCGCGACCGCCGAGGCCTACACGCGCACCGCTATCGCCCTCTCGGACGCCTTCATCAGCGCGTGGGACGAGAAGTACCGCAGCAACCTCATCCGCCCGGAGACGGTTATCAACGCCCACATCGACGACGCGTGGGTGCCGGTGCTCCAGACGCCGCCCTTCCCCGAATACACGAGCGGCCATAGCGTCATTTCCGCCGCCGCCTCAGTCGTGCTGACGGACTACTTTGGCGACGACTTTGCCTTCTCGGACACCACCGAAGTCGAGTACGGCCTCCCCGTCCGCGACTTCCCTTCGTTCAGTGTGGCGGCCGAGGAAGCTGCCATCAGCCGGCTCTACGGCGGCATCCACTACCGCTTCGCCGCCGACGAAGGCCTCAAGCAGGGACGCAACGTCGGCCGCCACGTCGTCGAGCGGCTTCAGACGCGCGTTCCTACGCTGGCCACCCAGTAA
- a CDS encoding UDP-glucuronic acid decarboxylase family protein produces MPRTLVTGGAGFLGSHLCERLLADGHEVVCMDNLITGNPDNVAHLIGNPSFQFVRHDVSNYVYVAGDLDYLFHFASPASPIDYLKLPIQTLKVGALGTHNCLGLAKAKGARMLIASTSEVYGDPLEHPQKETYWGNVNPVGFRGVYDEAKRFAEAITMAYQRYHGVETRIVRIFNTYGPRMRTDDGRALPTFMSQALRGEPITVFGDGSQTRSFCYVDDLIDGIYRLMMSDETEPVNIGNPDEITIREFAEEIIALTGSASTIVEKPLPADDPKIRQPDITKARTQLGWEPRVSRTEGLRRTLAYFREALDIPESVSA; encoded by the coding sequence ATGCCTCGCACTCTAGTCACCGGCGGTGCCGGTTTCCTCGGCTCGCACCTCTGCGAGCGCCTCCTCGCCGACGGCCACGAGGTCGTCTGCATGGACAACCTCATCACGGGCAATCCGGACAACGTTGCCCATCTGATCGGCAACCCCAGCTTCCAGTTCGTCCGGCACGATGTCTCCAACTATGTCTACGTGGCGGGCGACCTGGACTACCTCTTCCACTTCGCCAGCCCGGCGTCGCCGATCGACTACCTGAAGCTGCCGATTCAGACGCTGAAGGTCGGCGCGCTCGGCACGCACAACTGCCTCGGTCTCGCCAAGGCGAAGGGCGCGCGGATGCTCATCGCCTCCACGTCCGAGGTCTACGGCGATCCGCTGGAGCATCCCCAAAAGGAAACCTACTGGGGCAACGTTAACCCGGTTGGCTTCCGCGGTGTCTACGACGAGGCCAAGCGCTTCGCCGAGGCGATCACGATGGCCTACCAGCGGTACCACGGCGTCGAGACGCGCATTGTGCGCATCTTCAACACCTACGGCCCGCGCATGCGCACCGACGACGGCCGCGCGCTCCCGACGTTCATGAGCCAGGCGCTGCGCGGCGAGCCGATCACGGTCTTCGGCGACGGCTCTCAGACGCGCTCGTTCTGCTACGTAGACGACCTCATCGACGGCATCTACCGCCTGATGATGAGCGACGAGACCGAGCCGGTCAACATCGGCAACCCGGACGAGATCACGATCCGCGAGTTCGCCGAGGAGATCATCGCGCTCACGGGATCGGCCTCCACGATCGTCGAGAAGCCCCTGCCCGCGGACGACCCCAAGATCCGACAGCCTGACATCACGAAGGCGCGTACCCAGCTCGGCTGGGAGCCGCGTGTCAGCCGCACCGAGGGCCTGCGCCGCACCCTAGCCTACTTCCGCGAGGCCCTCGACATCCCCGAGTCGGTTAGCGCCTAG
- a CDS encoding ATP-binding protein, with the protein MPLSPTELGQRLTWRYVFALALIALLATGAQVLIQYELDRRSDDATEVNLAGRQRMLSQRIAKLALASRLQTDRSETLDQLRAEVEAWTSTHEALLDGDASRGLRGLRETDFNEHLLALSAEVLAVEAAVDTFVLALDARDDESADAALGDLLRGTEAFLPAMDALVFELDSAAQVGTDSLRRIESVLYLLTLIVLALEARYVFRPAVASAEQTLGQLKEQHSLLHAIVDTVPDHIYVKDLEGRAVLRNTASAAAFPGIPPEETIGVTDAELNSRVRTDAPEEATEIGALTLSDDLRVLSTGKPLIDHEERATDGGWLLTTKVPMPDESGRLSYLVGVSRDITAAKHAQDALRIAKEDAERAKQEAEAAQQEAEVARSVAEAARRCAETERRSAEEAARMKSAFLANMSHEIRTPLNGVLGLADMLRRASLDQEEHHYAELIHASGTTLLHLLNDILDLSKIEAGRIDIESVPFDVRATMQETVRLFQTRAEKQGIAMTLDWQSGMPIQAVGDTHRVRQIVLNLVSNALKFTHEGSIAVSVHCDEEPEGQLGYHITVRDTGVGVPADKLEAIFAPFAQADASITRKYGGTGLGLAISQRLAKLMGGRVWAESEAGSGSTFHFTFVASRITEPADEPPPLLIKAARPPDDSSLRVLLAEDEPNNQIVALTMLTWLGFDADVAEDGQHALDLLAAHPYDVVLMDLHMPIVDGLEVTRRLRARGGPQPYVIAVTSAAFDSDVTACLEAGMDEHLAKPIRMDTLGEAFERARAHLSTRSTEEQVSSKEAAT; encoded by the coding sequence ATGCCACTTAGCCCTACTGAACTAGGACAGCGACTTACCTGGCGCTATGTGTTCGCCTTGGCTCTCATCGCGCTCCTTGCCACGGGCGCCCAGGTCCTCATTCAATACGAGTTGGACCGGCGCAGCGATGATGCGACCGAGGTCAACCTCGCGGGACGGCAACGCATGCTCAGCCAACGCATCGCGAAACTGGCCCTTGCTTCACGCCTGCAGACCGATCGCTCCGAGACGCTAGACCAGCTACGTGCTGAGGTAGAAGCCTGGACTAGCACCCACGAAGCACTACTCGACGGCGACGCGTCGCGAGGCCTGAGGGGACTCCGCGAGACCGACTTCAACGAGCACCTGCTGGCGCTCTCCGCGGAGGTGTTGGCCGTCGAGGCTGCGGTAGATACGTTCGTCCTGGCACTGGACGCGAGAGACGATGAGAGCGCCGATGCAGCCCTAGGCGATTTGCTCCGTGGCACGGAGGCGTTTCTGCCGGCGATGGACGCCCTGGTGTTCGAGCTAGACAGTGCTGCCCAGGTCGGTACGGACAGTCTCCGCCGGATCGAGAGTGTTCTCTATCTACTCACCCTGATTGTCCTCGCGCTTGAGGCGCGCTACGTCTTTCGGCCCGCCGTCGCGAGCGCCGAGCAGACGCTCGGTCAACTCAAGGAACAGCACAGCCTCTTGCACGCGATCGTAGACACGGTACCTGATCACATCTATGTGAAAGATCTGGAGGGACGGGCTGTTCTACGCAATACCGCAAGCGCAGCAGCCTTTCCAGGGATACCGCCGGAGGAGACGATTGGTGTCACCGACGCGGAACTCAACAGCCGTGTCCGCACGGATGCTCCCGAGGAGGCTACTGAGATCGGGGCTCTCACCCTTTCTGATGACCTCCGCGTACTCAGCACGGGCAAACCACTCATCGATCATGAAGAGCGAGCGACGGACGGGGGCTGGCTGCTCACCACCAAGGTGCCCATGCCAGACGAGTCAGGCCGTCTTTCGTACCTCGTAGGCGTCTCCCGCGACATCACTGCAGCCAAGCACGCTCAGGACGCGCTGCGCATCGCGAAGGAGGATGCAGAGAGGGCGAAACAAGAGGCCGAGGCGGCACAGCAGGAAGCCGAGGTAGCACGGAGCGTCGCGGAAGCGGCGCGGCGGTGCGCCGAGACAGAACGGCGGAGCGCCGAGGAAGCGGCGCGGATGAAGAGTGCCTTTCTCGCCAACATGAGCCATGAGATCCGTACGCCGCTCAACGGCGTGCTCGGGCTCGCCGACATGCTGCGACGCGCTTCGCTCGACCAGGAGGAGCACCACTATGCTGAGCTGATCCACGCCTCAGGCACCACGCTCCTGCATCTGCTCAACGACATCCTGGACCTCTCGAAAATCGAGGCTGGCCGCATCGACATCGAGTCGGTGCCGTTCGACGTTCGCGCCACCATGCAAGAAACGGTGCGGCTGTTCCAGACTCGCGCGGAGAAGCAAGGCATTGCGATGACGCTCGATTGGCAATCAGGTATGCCCATTCAGGCTGTCGGGGATACCCACCGAGTTCGCCAAATCGTACTCAACCTCGTCTCGAATGCGCTCAAGTTCACGCACGAGGGCAGCATCGCCGTCTCCGTGCACTGCGACGAGGAGCCTGAGGGTCAGCTAGGCTACCATATCACCGTGCGCGATACCGGCGTCGGGGTGCCTGCGGACAAGCTCGAAGCGATCTTCGCGCCCTTTGCGCAGGCTGACGCGTCGATCACCCGGAAGTATGGCGGTACGGGCTTAGGTCTGGCCATCAGCCAGCGCCTCGCCAAGCTGATGGGGGGCCGGGTGTGGGCCGAAAGCGAGGCAGGCTCCGGCTCTACGTTCCACTTCACGTTTGTGGCATCCCGCATCACCGAGCCTGCGGACGAGCCGCCCCCCCTCCTCATCAAGGCCGCCCGCCCACCGGACGACTCATCGCTGCGCGTGTTGCTCGCGGAGGACGAGCCCAACAACCAGATCGTCGCGCTAACGATGCTGACTTGGCTCGGCTTCGACGCCGACGTGGCGGAGGATGGGCAGCACGCCCTCGACCTACTCGCGGCGCACCCATACGACGTCGTGCTTATGGATCTCCACATGCCGATCGTGGACGGCCTCGAAGTCACCCGACGCCTCCGCGCGCGCGGAGGCCCCCAGCCCTACGTGATCGCCGTCACCTCCGCCGCCTTCGACAGCGACGTGACCGCGTGCCTCGAAGCTGGCATGGACGAGCACCTCGCCAAGCCCATCCGCATGGATACACTCGGCGAGGCATTCGAACGAGCTCGGGCCCACCTTAGCACCAGGTCCACCGAAGAACAGGTATCCAGCAAGGAAGCGGCGACCTAG
- the gnd gene encoding phosphogluconate dehydrogenase (NAD(+)-dependent, decarboxylating), whose translation MELGLIGLGRMGLNMTIRMLRGGHRVVVHNRSQGPVETAQSHGADAAASMADFVSMLDAPRVVWLMLPAGQITDDHLTQLHDILDEGDLIVEGANSRYTDTIRRAREAAEHGLHFVDAGVSGGIWGLENGYSTMVGGTDEAVARVAPVIETLAPGADKGWGHVGPVGSGHYVKMVHNGVEYAMMQAFAEGFAMFDKKSLMGDNPVDFDLHQIAEVWRYGSVVQSWLLDLTAEALKARPGLDAVAPYVPDSGEGRWTVEEAIDLRMPVPTIAQALFERFQSRDERSFSYRLLSAMRGSFGGHAVKGMPEAGSLNDDGTIEIIPGGIQTEGATTR comes from the coding sequence ATGGAACTCGGACTGATTGGCCTGGGCCGCATGGGCCTCAACATGACCATCCGGATGCTGCGCGGTGGACACCGCGTCGTCGTCCACAATCGCAGCCAAGGTCCTGTCGAGACGGCACAATCCCACGGGGCTGACGCTGCGGCATCGATGGCCGACTTCGTCTCGATGCTGGATGCACCGCGCGTGGTCTGGCTCATGCTTCCCGCCGGGCAAATCACCGACGACCACCTCACACAGCTCCACGACATCCTCGACGAGGGCGACCTGATCGTCGAGGGAGCCAACTCGCGCTACACCGACACCATCCGGCGTGCGCGGGAGGCGGCTGAGCATGGCCTCCACTTCGTCGACGCGGGCGTCTCGGGCGGCATCTGGGGCCTCGAAAACGGTTACTCGACGATGGTCGGTGGCACCGACGAGGCCGTCGCGCGGGTCGCGCCGGTGATCGAGACGCTCGCGCCGGGGGCCGACAAAGGCTGGGGCCACGTCGGGCCCGTCGGCAGCGGCCACTACGTCAAGATGGTTCACAACGGCGTCGAATACGCGATGATGCAGGCGTTCGCCGAGGGCTTCGCGATGTTCGACAAGAAAAGCCTGATGGGCGACAACCCGGTAGACTTCGATCTGCACCAGATCGCCGAGGTCTGGCGCTACGGGTCCGTGGTGCAGTCGTGGCTGCTCGACCTGACGGCGGAGGCGCTGAAGGCGCGGCCTGGGCTGGACGCGGTCGCCCCGTACGTACCCGACTCTGGCGAGGGTCGCTGGACCGTCGAAGAGGCCATCGACCTCCGCATGCCCGTCCCGACGATTGCACAAGCGCTGTTTGAGCGCTTCCAGTCGCGCGACGAGCGGTCGTTCTCCTACCGACTCCTCTCGGCGATGCGGGGCAGCTTCGGCGGCCATGCCGTCAAGGGCATGCCCGAAGCCGGTAGCCTCAACGACGACGGCACGATCGAGATCATCCCGGGCGGCATCCAGACAGAGGGCGCCACAACGCGCTAG